A window of Ruminiclostridium herbifermentans genomic DNA:
ATGAGCAGTGGGCGCTTGGCGATATTGTAACTGTGGATGATAGAGATTTGGATATGACGATTAAAACCCGTGTCATCCGCAGGCAATACAATCTGCAAGAACCATGGAAAACGGTGCTTGAATTATCATCAAAACTTCGTGAACTTGGTGATTCTTCCACCGATGTGGTTGCTGATCAGCTTGACCAGTCCTCTGTAGTTCAGCAGGAAGTTAAGGACATGGTGCCGTTCAATCATCTTCGTAATTCTCGTGCCGACAATGGCTTTGCGTATTGGCAGAACTCAGGCTTTGAGGTAGATGTGGAAAATGGTGTAAGCGGTACTGCATCTTTTAAGGCAACAGGAGTATCAGGAACAAAGAGCATTGCACAGACAGTCTATCCTGCATCTAGGCGAAGTTACACGATTTCAGCACAGATTGGCTCGGAGAACTTGAAAAAAGGAACAAATGGGCATGTTGGTATTGAAGTTGTGTTTGAATATGAGGATGGCACTACAGAAACAAGATTTATTGATTTATTTTGAGAGGATGGTGATGAGATTTGGCATATTTTCAACATATCGCAAGGGATGCCTCGCCGAAAGGTTACGGCAAACTTCGCGCCATCACCATTCGGCTCTGCATTACGGATTGTGCTGGTGAAGTGTATTTTACGGATATCATGTTGCAAGCAGGAAGTGTGGCTACTGGCTGGGTTGGTCATGTTTGTGAGATTCAGTGGGTGTTGGATGGGTGAAAATTAGATGAAATTTAAGTGGTTTCGGTGGAATTGTTCATAAGTGTATGGTAAAATAATATTTTACGAATACTGTTTCACAAGAAAAAAAACGATAGGTGGTGAAAAAATGCGTACAAAAACAATATGCATTGGTTCAGTGTTTCCTTCTACTGCAGATGAAATATGGGACAAGATACAACACGTAAAAACGCTACAATATATAGCATACCCCTATGCCACATTTTCGCCACTCGGGAATGGCGATATGACATGGAAGGAAGGAAAGATTTTCAAATTTAGATTTAAGCTATTTGGATTTCTCTCGCTTGGTATACATACCATCAACATAATGGTATTCGATAAAGATGCCCTCACTATATATACAACCGAAAGCAATAAAACTGTTCCTGTATGGAATCATCGTATAACGATGGAAGAAACATCAAAGAGTTCAGTAAAATATACTGACGAGGTAGAAATTGACGCTGGTTGGAAAACGATATTTGTCGTAGCTTGGGCAAAGATGTTCTATCGACATCGGCAGAAAAAGTGGCTAAAAATTTTGAGAAAAAATAACTGAGTGTGGAGGTGATTTGCATGACAAAAATTTACGAGATAGGAAACTTCATTCTACGGAACTACATATTAGAAACCTCTTGTGGATTTATTGCCATTGATACAGGGTATCCGGAAGGGCAACTCGCCTTTATAAAGAAGTTTCAAAAAATAGCACCTCTTTCCGAATTGAAATATATTTTTCTAACCCATGCACACGATGATCATGCCGGATTCCTTCGTAGCCTTCTTAATGAATGTGATGCAAAAGTAATTCTCAATCCTGTCGGCATCCCTGTGTTAGAAGCGGGCGAAAATAAGATATTACCAGGTGCAGGATACAGCAATAGATTAGCCGCTTCTACATTTGGGAAGGCAAAGAAAGAATTTAATTTCCCTTCCGTTCAACTTGGAGATAAGGCAATACTTATAAATAGTGAAGAAGAACAATTCTTTGAGTCGTTGGGGCTTCCGTTAAAAATAGTTTTTCTGCCGGGCCATACAGCCGATTCAATTGGACTATATGACAAAAGCAACAATATACTATTCTGTGGTGATGCGGCGATGAATGCTGTAATTAGTCTCGGTTATCATACCATTTGGATTGATGATGTGACGCAATTTGGGCAGTCGTGGGATAAAATGATTGCATTAAACCCCAAGAAGATCTATCCATCACATGGAAATCCGTTTTCTCCGAGCAAACTACAAAAGTATCGACATTTTATGGATAAGCGCAAGCTGATTCCAATAGAATAATATTTCTGCTACTCAAAAGATCACTTCGGTGGTCTTTTTTTCTGCCCACTTTTAGGAGGTGATGCCAGTGCAGATTAATAACTTCATCCGCTTCAGCGAAAGCATAAAGACCCGTGAGGATATGCGTGTGGTCAGTGTTACCATCCGTCCGCTCATTTCTGATTGTACTGGTGATATTTATTTCACTGACCTTCAGCTACAAGAAGGCTCTCGACTTACTGGCTACACACCTCACACAACCACCATGCTAAAGAATGTCGAGAACCCACCTAAATATTTCAATGCCGTGGTTCGATCTGGCGATACCTTGGTTTTGCATACAAGCGGTGGAACTACCACAGGACTTGATTGTTACATCTATCCTAATCAAGCAATGAAGGCGGGCAGTATCAAGCTGTCGCAGGGAGCAGGTTCTCACGAGGCTGTATTTTTATCTTCAGCAAACGCAGGTGATGAATTTGCCTTGCTAGCTTCACGGCGTAGATGCCTTAAAAATGGCAATGTCACACCGAAAAATGGATTTTACCAGTATACAGCCGTTCATGACGATAAGCATCAAGTCCAACTTAAAAAAGGAAAATCTGCAAGGGTATATTTTGAGTTTAAAGAAATGATGGAAGGAGATCCGCGCTTATGAGCAGGTATTATCTTAGGGGAAAGAAATGCATGGTATGGTCGTTCATGGGCAACACCCGAATGCACCAAGCCTTGAATAATTACGGAGACCGTTTTGAAGCCGTCGGCATTTTCACCTTTGAGGTGGACATATCAGGAACGATAACCGAAACAGGTACACCGATATCCAGCATGATGCCATACATCAACAAATGGCCCAAAGTGCGTTGGTTTCTTACCGTGATGAATCACGGAACAGCTTCTATATTCACCGCTCTGCGGAATAACGAAAATGGTGCAAAGACTAAGTTTCTATCTGAGTTAGTGCGGATCATGCAGAAATACCCGTGGTGCGCTGGTGTGGATATCGACTTGGAGCGCGGCGGTGGGTATGAGAACAAGGACGCAGCAAATATCCTCTTTCGCGATATATACCAAACCGTCAAAGCGTACAATCCCGCAAAACTGGTCAATATCTGTTTGCCCGGTATGACTGGCGTCCAAGGCTCTGTCGGCGGTGAGAACTGGTGTGTCTATGCTGATCTCGATGCGTACTGTGACACGGCGGCGATTATGTCCTACGGTATGGCTTGGGCTGGCAGTGCGCCGGGTCCTGTCTCTCCACGGGACTGGCTTGTCGGCGTGTATGATTATGCCGCCAGAGTAATGAAACCGCAAAAGATCTATATGGGTTTGCCTGGTTACGGTTGGGAGTGGCAGATATATGCAAACCCTGCCGACCTCGGCAAGACATATCGTGGCGTGTCGCTTACCTACTATGCCGCTAAAATATGGGCGGAAGGCGGGTATAACTTCACGGGTAATGCTCCTCCGCAGCCGATGATACCGTGGCTTGCCTACTGGGACGATTACGATCAGGTACCGTATATGCTCCCTCAGGTATACGATTATGCTGAGGGTGGCGATGCAACCAGCCGAGAAGCCCCTATCATCGGGGAAACCTACAACCGCCGACGATACTTAACTTGCTACGGGAAAACACAAAAGGTATAAACTGTCAAGGAAAAATGTATAAAAAGTATTAAATAATTATGTACAACTATTCTCCTTGCTTCATATGATCCTTTAATCTGTATGACTTTCCAGATATAGATATTACATGTGCATGGTGCAATACCCTGTCAAGTATTGCATTGGCTACAACTGCGTCATAGAATACACCATCCCATTCGTTGAAATTCATGTTTGTTGTAAGAATGGTACTTTTTCTCTCATATCTCATATCTATAAGCTGAAAAAACATATTAGAATCTTCTTTATCAATGGGTAAGTAGCCAAGTTCATCAATGATAAGTAGTCTGTAATGGCAGAAGTGTCTGAGTCTTACATCAAGTCTGTTTTCCAGTTTTGCTTTCTTTAGTTGCTGCAATAAATCATGACATTTGATAAAATATGTGCTAGTACGTTTCTTTGCTGCAGCTATTCCTATTGATGTTGCCAGATGAGTCTTTCCAACACCACTTGGACCAAGAAATACTATATTCTCATTTCTTTCAAGAAAACCAAGCGTGCAAAGTTCTTGTATTTCTTGCTGATTTACTGACGGCTGAAAATTGAAATCATAATCTTTCAATTCCTTTACAAAAGGAAATGCTGCTGCTTTAATCATAGATCTAGATGCTTTGGCCTCCTTAAAATCAACTTCGTAATTACTAAGTCTCAGTAGTCCTTCTGTAAACGAAAGATTGTTGGATGTCACAAAATTAGATATTTCATCAAGATGAATTACCATTTGCCCAAGGCCAAGAATCTCCATATTCCTGCATAACTGTTTGTATGTACTGTTATTCATAACTGTATACTTCTCCTATAACCTGTAAGTTTTCTTTTGCCCGCTCATTTATATTTTCTTCCTTAAATGCATGCGATTTTCTTGCTATAGCAGTATAGTGTTCATTAAGGTAATTAAGTTTCTTTTTACTAAGGGTATGGATAGTTATTAATTCTATGTTATAATAAACATGTATGTAACCATCATACACTTGTAAAGTAAGAGTTTTTCCAATGTATTCTGGTGGTACAGAATACTGGCATTCATTATGGTTGAACATGCTGGATGAATTTACTTTTACTTTATGTGGAGTTATTTGATAAGGCTTTCTTATGGTATCGGCTGGTAAGCTTCCTAAGAAAGCTTTTTCCTTGTTGAAATACATTAATGGAATACGACCTGTACCTTGATTTACCTGCATGTTTACTCTGTTATTTATTCGTGTGACCAACTCATTAAGTTCCTTGTAATCAAGTTTTCCATTGTAGGCTCTTATCTCATCAAGTAGTTTCATTGGTGCTTCTACTTTGGCTTTTGTTCTTGGTCTTCCTGCAATACAAGGGTGCACCTTAAAACCATAATCATCCGCAAACTGCTTAAATTTTATATTTATTTTCCCTTCTGTATACTCTGTTCTTGGCTCATCCATAACTGTTTTCATATTATCGGTGACAATCTCACTTGGAACACCTCCAAACGTGTTAAACGCATCATCAAGGAATGAAAATAATATGTCCTGTGTTTTTGATAGAGATACCCTGTATACTCTAAAACGTGAGTATGACAGCAATAATACAAATATGTTTACTTCTATTATTTCACCTGTTGAAAGAGTAAATCGTATAGACTCTTTCCAGTCTAGTTGTGCTTGTTGACCCATTCCTGTTTCATAACGTATGGTTACGTTATTTGCGTTTGAAGGTCTGCTTTTTTTGAAATATGAGTCTAGTTCAGGATATTTTCTTAGATAGTAGCAGAAATTCACATAAGACCCTTCATAAGAATGATTGTCTACTAGGTATTGCCATAAAACTCTTCTGTAATAAAATATCTGCTGGCTGTTATCAGATAGAAGCTCTGCGATAATGTCATAGTAAGCAGTGATACAATTCACGCATTCTCTGGATTTGGCCTTATGAAAGCCATTAATGTATTTATCAACTGTACGCCTATCGACATCAAGTTCCCTTGCGATCTGGCTTTTATTAACCTTCAATGTTGTGTCCTCCATAAATGGTTTTAACTTATAAAGATCCTTGACAGTTTGAATATTTAAATCTGTTATGATACTACTTTTGATAATCATTAGGGTACCTCCTTTTGTACCCTGTAATCATACCATTTGTACATTTTTATTTAATATTATTTGTACATTATTAATTATAACTTTATACACAAAAGGCAGAGTTTGGCACAATCTATATTGACCGGGACGGTGTGCCGGATAGTTATACAGAGGGTGTGGTTATTGGCAACGGAATGATTACGCTCTCATCAGAAACAGGTACAGCGACCTACGATTTTACCGTTCCGCAATCGGGAGTTTATGATGTTGCCGTCCGTATCTGCTTTCCGTATTGGGATAAGAACGGTATCAACATTTCACTTGACGGTTCCTCGGTCGGATTTTACGAAAGCCGCCTATGGTGGCCATATTGGAGAAGCACCTTCTGGGTGGCTCTTGCCAAAGGGCACAGCTTGTCGGCAGGAGAACACACCATCACCGTTGACGGAGGTGTGATTGGCGCACAATTATATGGCTTTCGTCTTTGCTCATCGTTTTCAGAACGGCCCTCAGCGGGTTCAGCTACCTTTGAACTCTCACCGCGCAGTTTCAAGGACGTGAACGGGAGTATGGCTGTTCCGGACAAAGGCTTCAAGCTGACCACCGAGATTCTTCGAAGAAAACCCGACTCGGCTTTAGTGTGGTATGAGGACTTCCGGGACCCCATCACACTGCAAAGCACTTACTGGACTACGCTTTCAGGCAATTGGGCAGTCTGGCGAAGCGATGAATATGCAACCGGCAGGGTTTACTCACAGCTGGAAGGTAGTGGCCAGCTTGCCTGGAGATATGACAGTTTCTCTGATGTTCATCTTCGAGCTCGGCTTGCTTTCCCTCATAACGGAAGCGGGCGTGCTGGGGTGTTTATTGGCAACATCCTCTGTTGTATCAACATTGACACGCAGCAAGTGGAACTCTATCAAGGATCTGTTTTGCTCGGCAGTTATGGTTCAGCTTACTCTAAAACACCCGCCTCCGACATCCGAACAAACCCCAATATGTATCTCATCGAAATGAGGAAACGCGGCAACCGCGTGAGGGTCTATTCCGGCAACAGCAACACCCTCCGCTTCACGGCAACGGTATCACCGACAAGCGGTTATTGTGGCATTCGGTCGGACAATGAAATCAAGTGTGAACTTCTGCGTTTAGGCGATGCCTGGACTTACGAACCGTATGAAGCCTTTGATGTGACGATGCCAAACTGTACTACCGAAACTTACGGCAGGATCGCCCGGAGTAACGTGACATGGGACAGTGAATTCGAGGTATTCACGCTGTCTTCAGACGTGGAGGAATCCTCTACCCGAAGTGAGGATATCTCGATGGACTACGACTTCGTACATTCAGCGATGCTATACATTCCCTGCAACGCTGACTATACTGCAAAATTCACACCGCGCGATATCAACGTCTGGTGCTCGAGGATATTCCTCGGCGATGGGGATGGTTTTGGTATCGTCTACTACCAAGATGTAGATTCGATCGTCTACTGGGCAAATGAAGCGGCATACCGATGGGGTTTGCGTGGGTTTGCCTTATGGTCACTCGGTCAGGAAGACTTACGGCTGTGGGAGGCACTCCCGAAACAGAGTTAAAAATGACCATTCATATCGGCATTTGCGCCTGCTTATTTTAGCAGGTGTTTTTTATGCAATTAAACAGGAGGAAAACGAATATGAAAGAGATTTGGAATTGGATTCAGGTTGTGTTTACAGCCATTGGAGGAACCCTTGGCTGGTATTTAGGCGGATTGGACGGTTTCCTTTATGCACTCATCACCTTTGTGGTTGTCGACTACATCACTGGTGTGCTTCGTGCAATTGTGGAAAAGAAACTTTCCAGCCGAATCGGAGCACAGGGTATCGCCAAGAAGGTAGCGATATTCCTTGTGGTCGGTATTGGTCATCTCATTGACACTTACCTGCTCGGCGGCACGGGAGCACCGCTTCGTACAGCGATTATCTTCTTCTACATTGCTAACGAGGGTATTTCTTTTGTTGAGAATGCCACGGCTATTGGGTTACCTGTGCCTGAAAAGTTAAAAGATGTGCTGGCACAGCTTCATGGAAAGGACGGCGAAACGAAATGAACCTTCATAAACTCATTTTGACCAACAATGCTTGCTACAAAGCGGGCCGAACTATCACTCCTAAGGGCATCATGGTGCATTCAACAGGGGCAAATAATCCAAACCTCAAGCGCTATGTTGGTCCAGATGACGGCCTGTTGGGCAAGAACCAATATAACAACCATTGGAATCAGGATAAGCCGGATGGGCGGCAGGTCTGTGTACATGCCTTTATTGGCAAACTAGCAGATGGCAGTATCGCAACCTATCAGACTCTGCCCTGGAACCACCGAGGCTGGCATGCCGGAGGTTCTGCTAACGATACACACATCGGCTTTGAAATCTGCGAGGACGGGTTGACCGATGCCTCGTATTTTTCTGCCGTACACAAGGAAGCCTTGGAACTTTGCGTCTACCTTTGCAAACAGTATGGGCTGACAGAGAAAGATATAATCGGACATTACGAGGGGTATCAGAAAGGTATCGCTTCAAATCATGGCGATCCTAAAAATTGGTTCCCAAAGCACGGCAAGAGCATGGATACTTTCCGTGCTGATGTTAAGGCTGGGCTTGCAGCAGCAGTAACGCCCGCTCCCGTCACACCGACTGCTCCGAAAAAATACTACCGTGTGCAGGTAGGTGCGTACTCCGTTAAGGCAAACGCAGATGCTATGCTTACCAAGCTTAAAGCTGCTGGCTTTACGGATGCCTTCGTCAAGTACAGCGAGTAAACATATACGTAATGATGCCTACTGGAGAATATTTCTCTGGTAGGCATTATTTTTTTGCTCTTTTTTGTACGAAGGGCTTCATTTTTTCCAGTGGGTAGTGAGGACAAGAGTTCTCAGACTGGAGGACAAATACATGACTGCTATTGGCTCAATACCAGAAATTAAATATGAAAAGAAGCCTGTTACACAAGAGCAATTGCAGCGCGAAGTTGATTATATACGAGCACAGCGGATGCTCGATTCCATGCTTCAATCTGGACTTATTTCCTTGTCGGAATTCAACAAGATAACCTTATTAAATCGAAAATCTTTCTCTCCTGCGCTGGCACAGATTATGCCCGAAAAGCATTGATATAACTGAGCTTTAGAGGTAATATGTCACACTGACCAAGGAGGTGAGAATTTGAAAAAGGTTACGAAAATAGGTCAAAACACAGCTGATGTAACTGAGAAGTCCAAGCTACGAGTTGCGGCTTACTGCCGCGTGTCTACAGACAGCGATAAACAACTCGAAAGTCTAGACACCCAAATAAAGCATTATGAAACCTACATTAAAGCAAATCCTGAGTGGGAGTTCGCCGGTCTTTACTACGACGAGGGTATCACCGGTACAAAAAAAGAAAAGCGGCCAGAGCTACTTCGCATGATTGCCGATTGCGAGAACAAGAAAATCGACTTCATCGTTACAAAATCGATAAGTCGTTTTGCACGAAACACAACAGACTGCTTGGAACTAGTCAGGAAGCTACTTGACCTCGGTGTTTTTATTTACTTCGAGAAAGAAAATATCAACACTGGGTCAATGGAAAGCGAACTCATGCTGTCAATCCTGAGTGGACTGGCTGAGAGTGAGTCGGTATCCATTGCGGAAAACAGCAAATGGTCAGTTAAGCGCAGGTT
This region includes:
- a CDS encoding N-acetylmuramoyl-L-alanine amidase, encoding MNLHKLILTNNACYKAGRTITPKGIMVHSTGANNPNLKRYVGPDDGLLGKNQYNNHWNQDKPDGRQVCVHAFIGKLADGSIATYQTLPWNHRGWHAGGSANDTHIGFEICEDGLTDASYFSAVHKEALELCVYLCKQYGLTEKDIIGHYEGYQKGIASNHGDPKNWFPKHGKSMDTFRADVKAGLAAAVTPAPVTPTAPKKYYRVQVGAYSVKANADAMLTKLKAAGFTDAFVKYSE
- a CDS encoding phage holin family protein, which translates into the protein MKEIWNWIQVVFTAIGGTLGWYLGGLDGFLYALITFVVVDYITGVLRAIVEKKLSSRIGAQGIAKKVAIFLVVGIGHLIDTYLLGGTGAPLRTAIIFFYIANEGISFVENATAIGLPVPEKLKDVLAQLHGKDGETK
- a CDS encoding SHOCT domain-containing protein, translated to MTAIGSIPEIKYEKKPVTQEQLQREVDYIRAQRMLDSMLQSGLISLSEFNKITLLNRKSFSPALAQIMPEKH
- the istA gene encoding IS21 family transposase yields the protein MIIKSSIITDLNIQTVKDLYKLKPFMEDTTLKVNKSQIARELDVDRRTVDKYINGFHKAKSRECVNCITAYYDIIAELLSDNSQQIFYYRRVLWQYLVDNHSYEGSYVNFCYYLRKYPELDSYFKKSRPSNANNVTIRYETGMGQQAQLDWKESIRFTLSTGEIIEVNIFVLLLSYSRFRVYRVSLSKTQDILFSFLDDAFNTFGGVPSEIVTDNMKTVMDEPRTEYTEGKINIKFKQFADDYGFKVHPCIAGRPRTKAKVEAPMKLLDEIRAYNGKLDYKELNELVTRINNRVNMQVNQGTGRIPLMYFNKEKAFLGSLPADTIRKPYQITPHKVKVNSSSMFNHNECQYSVPPEYIGKTLTLQVYDGYIHVYYNIELITIHTLSKKKLNYLNEHYTAIARKSHAFKEENINERAKENLQVIGEVYSYE
- a CDS encoding MBL fold metallo-hydrolase; this encodes MTKIYEIGNFILRNYILETSCGFIAIDTGYPEGQLAFIKKFQKIAPLSELKYIFLTHAHDDHAGFLRSLLNECDAKVILNPVGIPVLEAGENKILPGAGYSNRLAASTFGKAKKEFNFPSVQLGDKAILINSEEEQFFESLGLPLKIVFLPGHTADSIGLYDKSNNILFCGDAAMNAVISLGYHTIWIDDVTQFGQSWDKMIALNPKKIYPSHGNPFSPSKLQKYRHFMDKRKLIPIE
- the istB gene encoding IS21-like element helper ATPase IstB, which translates into the protein MNNSTYKQLCRNMEILGLGQMVIHLDEISNFVTSNNLSFTEGLLRLSNYEVDFKEAKASRSMIKAAAFPFVKELKDYDFNFQPSVNQQEIQELCTLGFLERNENIVFLGPSGVGKTHLATSIGIAAAKKRTSTYFIKCHDLLQQLKKAKLENRLDVRLRHFCHYRLLIIDELGYLPIDKEDSNMFFQLIDMRYERKSTILTTNMNFNEWDGVFYDAVVANAILDRVLHHAHVISISGKSYRLKDHMKQGE